The Litoreibacter ponti genome includes a window with the following:
- a CDS encoding vWA domain-containing protein — MTELLVDRAANRSTCGHMTMRVLFPTILAAFCATHAVATDKCTADAMIVFDGSGSMAEMGFNDISEPRIFEARRAVAEAVPEIAQTRRLGLVVYGPNGEDECTGLDLRFPPTANAAGAVIDAVNALEPSGSTPLTQAVRIAADELQYKTKPAAIVLVTDGKETCGGLPCALANELHNEGADTTVHVIGFKVRSQFFSWNSQSDRGAPESVARCLSDQTGGTYTNAETLDQLTAALRATLGCKLLF, encoded by the coding sequence ATGACTGAATTACTTGTCGATAGAGCTGCAAACCGAAGCACCTGCGGGCATATGACCATGCGTGTGCTGTTTCCGACCATTTTGGCTGCATTCTGCGCCACTCATGCGGTGGCCACGGATAAGTGCACTGCTGACGCCATGATTGTATTTGATGGCTCGGGCTCGATGGCTGAAATGGGATTCAATGATATCAGCGAGCCTCGAATATTTGAAGCGCGACGTGCGGTTGCAGAAGCCGTGCCCGAAATTGCCCAGACCCGGAGACTGGGTTTGGTTGTGTATGGTCCGAACGGAGAAGACGAATGCACTGGCTTGGATTTGCGTTTTCCGCCAACCGCAAATGCAGCAGGTGCGGTTATTGACGCGGTAAACGCGTTAGAGCCCAGCGGCAGTACGCCCTTAACACAAGCAGTTAGGATTGCCGCGGATGAATTGCAGTACAAAACAAAACCAGCGGCTATTGTTCTCGTAACGGATGGAAAGGAAACATGCGGAGGACTGCCCTGCGCATTGGCGAATGAGCTTCATAACGAGGGCGCCGACACAACGGTGCACGTGATTGGGTTCAAGGTCAGAAGTCAGTTCTTTTCGTGGAATAGTCAAAGCGACCGCGGTGCTCCGGAAAGTGTTGCGCGTTGTTTGTCGGACCAGACTGGAGGCACGTATACGAACGCAGAAACACTGGATCAACTAACTGCGGCTCTTCGTGCAACGCTCGGATGTAAGTTATTGTTTTGA
- a CDS encoding AMP-binding protein, with protein sequence MLDLGTSFIASVERDPGAMAIAEGDRTITYSDWYGRISALVDAIGQIGLRKGDTLVTAMQNRWENASLHWACQIAGIVITPVNWRVTADELDHALHDSAARVLVHDDAASEAVAGSALAPNLNVLPLGGDHGLAAMLAGRATDAVPQAGADDLSVMLYTSGTTSKPKGVPRRHRAERAAAIAHVAQNMYGHGERTLGVMPLYHTMGIRSLLSASVIGGSFVCLPRFDVPQALDAIEQHAVNNLYLVPTLYHDIVHHAGFRPDRVASVRKLGFAGASMTDGLLQKLAEAFQPELFVNHYGSSEIYTFSICQDAAAKPGSAGRAAINQRLRVVPLGTTDISQTCAPGEEGEIVASMQGDEAFEGYWNRPEADKKAIRDGWYFTGDCGHFDEDGDLFVTGRADDMIITGGENVSPVEVESCLSLHPAVAEVAVVGLPDPRWGKVVTAFVKRGDKVTEDELDAHCRGSDLSNFRRPRRYVFVREIPKSPVGKLLRRLLVAGEYEVEPAETTTA encoded by the coding sequence ATGCTTGACCTCGGAACCAGCTTTATCGCGTCCGTGGAACGAGACCCCGGCGCGATGGCAATCGCCGAAGGAGACCGGACGATCACCTATTCCGACTGGTATGGCCGGATCAGCGCGCTTGTCGATGCGATCGGCCAAATCGGGCTTCGCAAGGGCGACACACTGGTCACGGCGATGCAGAACCGGTGGGAGAACGCCTCGCTGCATTGGGCCTGCCAGATCGCCGGGATCGTCATCACGCCCGTGAACTGGCGCGTCACCGCCGACGAGTTGGACCATGCGCTGCACGACAGTGCGGCCCGCGTTCTGGTGCATGACGATGCCGCGTCCGAGGCGGTGGCCGGATCGGCACTTGCCCCGAACCTCAACGTGCTGCCGCTCGGCGGTGATCATGGCCTCGCCGCGATGCTGGCGGGGCGCGCCACCGATGCGGTGCCGCAGGCCGGCGCCGACGATCTGTCGGTCATGCTCTACACATCCGGCACGACCTCGAAGCCCAAGGGCGTGCCGCGCCGCCACCGGGCCGAACGGGCCGCGGCCATCGCCCATGTGGCGCAGAACATGTACGGCCATGGCGAGCGCACGCTTGGCGTCATGCCGCTCTATCACACGATGGGCATCCGCTCGCTCCTGTCGGCCAGCGTGATCGGAGGTAGCTTCGTCTGCCTGCCGCGCTTTGACGTGCCGCAGGCTCTCGATGCGATCGAGCAGCATGCCGTCAACAACCTCTATCTCGTGCCGACGCTCTATCACGACATTGTCCACCACGCAGGTTTCAGGCCGGATCGGGTCGCCAGCGTGCGAAAGCTGGGCTTTGCCGGCGCGTCCATGACCGACGGTCTGTTGCAGAAATTGGCGGAGGCCTTCCAGCCCGAGCTTTTCGTGAACCATTACGGCTCTTCCGAGATCTACACGTTCTCCATCTGCCAGGACGCTGCGGCCAAGCCCGGATCCGCAGGCCGCGCTGCGATCAACCAGAGACTGCGCGTGGTGCCGCTGGGCACGACTGATATCAGCCAGACATGCGCACCGGGGGAAGAAGGCGAAATCGTCGCCTCCATGCAGGGAGACGAAGCTTTCGAGGGCTACTGGAACCGCCCCGAAGCGGACAAGAAGGCAATTCGCGACGGCTGGTACTTCACCGGTGATTGCGGGCACTTCGACGAGGACGGCGATCTGTTCGTCACCGGCCGGGCCGATGACATGATCATCACGGGCGGCGAGAATGTCTCGCCGGTCGAGGTCGAAAGCTGCCTGTCGCTGCACCCCGCCGTGGCCGAGGTCGCGGTTGTCGGCCTGCCGGATCCACGCTGGGGCAAGGTGGTGACCGCCTTCGTCAAGCGCGGTGACAAGGTCACCGAAGACGAACTCGACGCCCATTGCCGCGGCTCGGACCTGTCCAATTTCCGCCGACCGCGCCGCTACGTCTTCGTGCGCGAAATCCCGAAATCCCCTGTCGGAAAACTCCTCCGCCGCCTGCTTGTTGCGGGCGAATACGAGGTCGAACCGGCCGAGACCACAACTGCGTAA
- a CDS encoding helix-turn-helix domain-containing protein, whose translation MDRPLVKHAHAQCHVLLKVEGADTEFDVGGRRVALTDESAVLINAWEHHSYVHRADQPPTIILAMYIEPAWLGAFRGNWEASAGPDFFPHPGGAITPQIRRQVGETAEAMVQAPGDAATHERLIGRLMVSIIERLVPWRSVQPSLRDRAKATRAPDRRIARALTLLRQDPAGVVSMDWLARECGLSRAHFFRLFEADTGISPRVYLNTQRVERAVRAVANETRSFSAISDELGFSVPAHFSRFFHDHAGSSPSVFRDVSALRDTA comes from the coding sequence ATGGACCGGCCTCTGGTTAAGCACGCCCATGCGCAATGCCACGTTCTTCTGAAGGTCGAAGGTGCCGATACCGAGTTCGATGTGGGCGGGCGCCGCGTGGCGTTAACCGATGAAAGCGCGGTTCTGATCAATGCGTGGGAGCATCACAGCTACGTGCACCGCGCAGATCAACCGCCAACCATCATCCTGGCAATGTACATAGAACCGGCTTGGCTTGGCGCGTTTCGGGGCAATTGGGAGGCAAGCGCCGGTCCGGACTTTTTCCCGCATCCGGGCGGTGCCATCACGCCGCAGATCCGAAGACAGGTCGGCGAGACGGCAGAGGCGATGGTGCAGGCACCCGGAGATGCCGCGACGCATGAGCGGCTGATCGGGCGGCTGATGGTCTCAATTATCGAGAGGCTGGTACCCTGGCGTAGCGTGCAACCCTCGCTCCGGGACCGGGCCAAAGCGACGCGCGCGCCCGACCGTCGGATCGCGCGGGCCTTGACCCTGCTCCGGCAGGATCCAGCCGGCGTTGTCTCGATGGATTGGCTCGCCCGCGAATGCGGCCTGTCGCGTGCGCATTTCTTCCGGCTCTTCGAGGCCGATACCGGGATCTCGCCCCGGGTCTACCTGAACACCCAGCGGGTGGAACGTGCGGTGCGGGCCGTGGCCAACGAAACGCGCAGTTTCTCGGCCATCTCCGACGAGCTGGGATTTTCTGTCCCGGCGCATTTTTCGCGGTTCTTCCACGACCATGCCGGCTCCTCGCCCAGCGTCTTCCGCGATGTCTCTGCCCTGCGCGATACCGCCTGA
- a CDS encoding benzoate/H(+) symporter BenE family transporter, which translates to MEQTEKRNWIEKGPGFGAGFSGLREALGIKTASAGLVAAIFGCSGPALIVIGAANNGGLTEGQTVAWLLAIYGLGGLISLIMALYYKLPVTGAYSIPGAALVAGALGTFPFEQAVGAFLMAGGMVFVLGITGLIGKVMRWLPMPIVMAMIAGALIRFGIGAVTSIEKLPIVVGAATIAFFLSMRFLRAVPPVLTALIVGLVAVTLTGGFQGGEAAISFVAPEFTAPVFTVDAFLAIAVPLAVLVIGAENAQAIGVLYAEGYRPPINAMTVISGIGGMLAGVIGGHNANIAGPMTAICSSDQAGENPEGRYAATVLNGVLFAAFGIFAGVAVPLIMALPGPLIGAVAGLAMITVLLSAFQSAFDRNAGHQIGAFVALIVAMSNVSFLSISAPFWALVAGAAVSVLNERAVRSKPVATSAS; encoded by the coding sequence ATGGAACAGACAGAAAAGAGAAACTGGATCGAGAAAGGACCGGGCTTTGGCGCGGGCTTTTCGGGCCTGCGCGAGGCGCTGGGCATCAAAACGGCGAGCGCGGGACTGGTCGCGGCCATCTTCGGATGCTCGGGGCCTGCCCTGATCGTGATCGGTGCGGCCAATAATGGCGGTCTGACCGAGGGGCAGACCGTGGCCTGGCTTCTGGCGATCTACGGCCTCGGCGGGCTGATCAGCCTGATCATGGCGCTCTACTACAAGCTTCCGGTGACAGGGGCCTATTCCATCCCCGGCGCGGCGCTCGTCGCCGGCGCGCTCGGCACCTTCCCCTTCGAACAGGCGGTCGGCGCCTTCCTGATGGCCGGCGGGATGGTCTTCGTGCTCGGCATCACCGGGCTCATCGGCAAGGTGATGCGCTGGCTTCCGATGCCCATTGTCATGGCGATGATCGCGGGCGCGCTCATCCGCTTCGGCATCGGCGCGGTCACCTCGATCGAGAAGTTGCCCATCGTGGTCGGTGCGGCGACCATCGCCTTCTTCCTGTCGATGCGGTTCTTGCGGGCCGTTCCGCCGGTTCTGACCGCACTGATCGTGGGCCTCGTGGCCGTGACCCTGACCGGAGGCTTCCAGGGGGGCGAGGCGGCAATCAGCTTTGTCGCACCGGAATTCACCGCACCGGTCTTCACGGTCGACGCATTCCTTGCCATTGCAGTGCCGCTGGCCGTGCTCGTGATCGGGGCCGAGAACGCCCAGGCCATCGGGGTTCTCTACGCCGAGGGCTACCGTCCGCCGATCAACGCCATGACCGTGATCTCGGGCATCGGCGGCATGCTGGCAGGGGTCATCGGCGGGCATAACGCCAATATCGCTGGGCCCATGACGGCGATCTGTTCCTCTGATCAGGCGGGCGAGAACCCCGAGGGACGCTATGCGGCGACGGTGCTGAACGGCGTGCTCTTCGCCGCCTTCGGGATCTTCGCCGGTGTTGCGGTGCCGCTCATCATGGCGCTGCCCGGGCCCCTGATCGGCGCGGTGGCGGGCCTGGCGATGATCACCGTCCTGCTGAGTGCATTCCAATCCGCCTTCGACCGGAATGCGGGCCATCAGATCGGAGCCTTCGTCGCCCTGATCGTGGCGATGTCGAACGTGTCGTTCCTGAGCATCAGCGCGCCCTTCTGGGCCTTGGTCGCGGGCGCTGCGGTATCCGTGCTGAACGAGCGGGCGGTCAGATCCAAGCCCGTGGCCACCTCGGCGTCCTGA
- a CDS encoding (2Fe-2S)-binding protein gives MPRLTKDETHPVRFTLNGRLVSVRVSPRTLLTDALRHEIGATGTHVGCEHGVCGACTVQVDGEPVRACLILAQQAEDCEIRTVEGLAKTDTLTPLQEAFREHFALQCGFCTAGILMSLDALFSRQPDAGEDAIREALSGHLCRCTGYAPIVQAALAARNRIKGGPIDA, from the coding sequence ATGCCGCGACTGACTAAAGACGAGACGCACCCGGTGCGCTTCACCCTGAACGGACGGCTTGTATCCGTCCGGGTATCTCCGCGCACGCTGCTGACGGATGCTCTTCGCCACGAGATCGGCGCGACCGGCACCCATGTGGGCTGCGAGCACGGCGTCTGCGGGGCCTGCACGGTGCAGGTGGACGGAGAACCCGTACGTGCATGCCTGATACTCGCCCAGCAGGCTGAGGATTGCGAGATCCGCACGGTCGAGGGGCTTGCGAAAACTGATACGCTGACCCCGCTGCAAGAGGCCTTCCGCGAACATTTCGCGCTGCAATGCGGCTTCTGCACCGCGGGCATCCTCATGTCGCTCGACGCGCTGTTTTCGCGCCAACCGGACGCGGGGGAAGACGCGATCCGCGAGGCGCTCTCGGGCCACCTGTGCCGCTGCACCGGCTATGCGCCCATTGTTCAGGCGGCGCTGGCCGCCCGTAACCGCATCAAGGGAGGACCAATCGATGCTTGA
- a CDS encoding xanthine dehydrogenase family protein molybdopterin-binding subunit — MKDTVTEKLLGQSALRVEDPVLLSGRGCYIDDLPVAAGTLALAFVRSPHGHATIRSVDTAEAAQATGVVAVISGEDVAARTRSMTVGVKADVECWPMAVDRVRYVGEPVAMIVATDRYLAEDAADLVVVDYVPLDAVVEPVAALAAGAPVLHPSLGSNLINERSFRYGEPEAAFDAAAHRIGIDVTYPRSACTPIETYGVVASYEPGEDAYDVTANFQGPFSIHAVVARSLNVPGNRLRLRTPPESGGSFGIKQGVFPYMILAGIAARIAGAPVKWIEDRLEHLSASVSATNRQTRIEAAVTADGRITALDWDQIEDCGAHLRAPEPATLYRMHGNMTGAYDIPNMAIRNRVVLTNKTPTGLNRGFGGPQIYFALERLMDTIARHLGLDRLEVIRRNLIPAKAFPYRTASGALYDSGDYATALDRAVAEGGLAELYARRDKARAEGRRYGIGFACVVEPSVSNMGYITTVLTPEERAKAGPKNGAQATATISIDPLGSVTVKVASVPQGQGHRTVLAQVVADKFGLPLEAVRVLADVDTMRDAWSIASGNYASRFAPAVAGATEIAAARLRDKLAKVAATQLNISASDVLFEAGRIRSAGNPDNSLSFARVAATAHWSPGTLPESVDQTMRETAYWTPPELEAPTAEDGVNSSLCHGFIFDFCGIEIDPETAEPRIDRYVTMHDCGRILHPAMVDGQVRGGFAQAVGAAFLEEYAYGSDGSFRSGTLADYLLPTVMEVPEPVILHHETPSPFTPLGAKGVGEGNCMSTPVCIANAVADALAPEGDAPEIVLPVTAAKLAPLIFGDEPAPKEPVSETKTEDTAGGRKLTGEGRAVVQASREDVWRMLLDPATLDAIIPGSHGVRKVGETRFKADVTLGVGPVRGRYKADIDLSDLDPPNAVTISGQAVGALGTGGGQGRITLTDTEDGTEIAYRYEAQIGGKVASVGGRLLDGAAKVVIGEFFRALARHCGGGASSGAVARLRGLVDRIIKGGRS; from the coding sequence ATGAAAGATACCGTTACAGAAAAGCTGCTCGGCCAGTCCGCACTGCGCGTCGAGGATCCGGTGCTGCTGTCGGGGCGCGGGTGCTATATCGACGACCTGCCGGTTGCCGCGGGCACCCTGGCGCTGGCCTTTGTCCGTTCGCCCCACGGCCATGCGACGATCCGGTCTGTCGACACTGCCGAGGCCGCGCAGGCGACGGGCGTTGTTGCCGTGATCTCCGGGGAAGATGTTGCGGCGCGCACCCGGTCCATGACCGTCGGCGTAAAGGCTGATGTCGAATGCTGGCCCATGGCGGTGGACCGCGTTCGTTATGTGGGCGAGCCGGTGGCGATGATCGTCGCGACCGACCGCTACCTTGCAGAGGATGCCGCCGATCTTGTCGTGGTCGACTACGTTCCGCTTGACGCAGTTGTGGAGCCCGTGGCGGCGCTGGCTGCGGGCGCGCCAGTGCTGCATCCCAGCCTCGGCAGCAACCTCATCAATGAACGCAGCTTCCGCTACGGAGAGCCCGAAGCGGCGTTCGACGCGGCGGCGCACCGGATCGGCATTGACGTGACCTATCCGCGCAGCGCCTGCACGCCCATCGAGACCTACGGCGTCGTCGCCAGTTACGAGCCGGGCGAAGATGCCTATGACGTTACCGCGAATTTCCAAGGCCCCTTTTCGATCCACGCGGTAGTGGCCCGGTCGCTGAACGTGCCGGGCAACCGGCTGCGGCTGCGCACACCGCCTGAATCAGGCGGCTCCTTCGGGATCAAGCAGGGCGTCTTTCCCTACATGATCCTCGCGGGCATCGCCGCGCGCATCGCGGGTGCGCCGGTCAAGTGGATCGAGGACCGCCTGGAGCATCTGTCGGCCAGCGTCTCGGCCACCAATCGACAGACCCGGATAGAGGCGGCGGTGACGGCGGACGGACGGATCACCGCGCTCGACTGGGACCAGATCGAGGATTGCGGCGCTCATCTGCGCGCGCCGGAGCCTGCCACGCTCTACCGGATGCACGGTAACATGACCGGTGCTTACGACATCCCGAACATGGCGATCCGTAACCGCGTTGTGCTGACCAATAAAACCCCGACGGGCCTCAATCGCGGCTTCGGCGGCCCGCAGATCTATTTCGCGCTGGAGCGTTTGATGGATACCATCGCCCGGCATCTCGGACTGGACCGGCTCGAGGTCATTCGCCGCAATCTCATCCCCGCCAAGGCCTTTCCCTACCGTACGGCCAGCGGCGCACTTTATGACTCGGGCGACTATGCCACGGCGCTGGACCGCGCGGTCGCGGAAGGCGGCCTCGCCGAGCTTTACGCCCGCCGCGACAAGGCCCGCGCCGAGGGCCGCCGCTACGGCATCGGCTTTGCTTGCGTAGTGGAACCTTCCGTGTCCAACATGGGCTACATAACCACCGTTCTGACGCCCGAAGAGCGCGCTAAGGCTGGGCCGAAAAACGGCGCGCAGGCCACGGCAACCATCTCAATCGACCCTCTGGGCTCGGTCACGGTCAAGGTCGCCTCGGTTCCGCAGGGTCAGGGCCACCGTACGGTGCTGGCGCAGGTCGTGGCCGACAAGTTCGGCCTGCCGCTGGAGGCGGTGCGCGTTCTGGCCGATGTGGACACGATGCGCGACGCGTGGTCCATCGCCTCGGGCAATTACGCCTCGCGCTTTGCCCCCGCCGTCGCCGGTGCGACTGAGATCGCGGCTGCGCGTTTGCGCGACAAGCTGGCGAAAGTCGCGGCCACGCAGCTGAACATCTCTGCAAGCGATGTGCTCTTCGAGGCGGGCCGTATCCGTTCTGCAGGCAATCCCGACAACAGCCTGTCCTTCGCACGGGTGGCCGCCACAGCGCATTGGTCGCCGGGCACCCTGCCCGAAAGCGTAGACCAGACCATGCGCGAGACCGCCTACTGGACCCCGCCCGAGCTGGAGGCACCGACGGCGGAGGACGGGGTGAATTCCTCGCTCTGTCACGGCTTCATCTTCGATTTCTGCGGGATCGAAATCGACCCTGAGACCGCCGAGCCGCGGATCGACCGCTACGTGACCATGCATGATTGCGGGCGCATCCTGCATCCCGCCATGGTCGACGGTCAGGTGCGGGGCGGCTTTGCCCAGGCGGTCGGCGCGGCCTTCCTCGAGGAATACGCATACGGGTCCGACGGGTCTTTCCGCTCGGGCACGCTTGCCGACTACCTGCTGCCCACCGTGATGGAGGTTCCCGAGCCGGTGATCCTGCATCACGAGACCCCGTCGCCCTTCACACCGCTCGGGGCCAAGGGCGTGGGCGAAGGCAATTGCATGTCCACGCCCGTGTGCATCGCCAACGCCGTGGCCGATGCGCTCGCACCCGAGGGCGATGCACCCGAGATCGTGCTGCCGGTGACTGCGGCCAAGCTCGCCCCCCTAATTTTCGGCGACGAACCCGCCCCGAAAGAGCCCGTGTCCGAGACGAAAACCGAGGACACGGCAGGTGGGCGCAAGCTTACCGGCGAAGGCCGCGCCGTGGTGCAGGCCAGCCGCGAGGATGTCTGGCGGATGCTGCTCGACCCCGCGACGCTCGACGCGATCATCCCCGGCTCACATGGCGTCCGGAAGGTCGGCGAGACGCGCTTCAAGGCGGATGTGACGCTGGGCGTCGGGCCTGTGCGGGGGCGCTACAAGGCCGATATCGACCTGTCGGACCTCGACCCGCCCAACGCGGTCACGATCTCGGGGCAGGCCGTAGGCGCGCTCGGTACGGGCGGTGGACAAGGCCGCATCACGCTAACCGACACCGAAGACGGCACCGAGATCGCCTATCGCTACGAGGCCCAGATCGGCGGCAAGGTCGCCTCGGTTGGCGGACGGCTTCTGGACGGCGCGGCGAAGGTCGTGATCGGCGAGTTTTTCCGCGCCCTCGCCCGCCATTGCGGCGGCGGCGCGTCCAGCGGTGCCGTGGCTCGCCTGCGGGGGCTTGTTGATCGCATCATTAAGGGAGGCCGGTCATGA
- a CDS encoding LysR family transcriptional regulator, with translation MDITLVKTFLEVAATGSFVSASERLFVTQSAVSLRIQRLEDSLGRPLFTRSKAGAEMTPAGKEFERYALGLIKLWEEARQQVAIPDGFTRSLTIGAQYSLWPRLGFRWIDALREEMPTLSIRTELGMPDRLTRFLIEGVVQACLMYNPQLRSGLSVSKISDEELVLVASWPEPTLDLAGRYVFIDWGPEFVQAHALELPDLVNPGLTFSLGALAAEFIVKRQYAAYLPARYIKQYLDAGQLHLVPGAPRFPYPAYAVWRDDLDSEVSEVAKRTLRQTVEMAGQAQEAVIERLKTISNNSQIPVLGSSHDIP, from the coding sequence ATGGATATCACTCTTGTAAAGACTTTCCTTGAAGTAGCCGCCACCGGATCGTTTGTCTCTGCTTCGGAGCGGCTTTTTGTAACCCAATCCGCGGTGAGCCTGCGTATCCAACGGCTCGAAGACAGTTTGGGGAGACCGCTATTTACACGTTCTAAGGCCGGGGCGGAAATGACGCCGGCGGGCAAAGAGTTTGAGCGCTATGCCTTGGGCCTAATCAAGCTCTGGGAAGAAGCGCGTCAGCAAGTTGCGATTCCAGATGGCTTCACTAGAAGCTTGACCATCGGGGCGCAGTATTCCCTGTGGCCGCGACTGGGCTTTCGATGGATCGATGCACTGCGGGAAGAAATGCCCACGCTCAGTATTCGTACTGAACTGGGGATGCCGGACAGACTCACGCGCTTCTTAATCGAAGGCGTTGTTCAAGCTTGCCTGATGTACAACCCGCAGCTGCGCTCTGGCTTGTCGGTGTCCAAGATCAGCGATGAAGAACTGGTGCTGGTCGCATCCTGGCCCGAGCCGACGCTGGATTTGGCAGGGCGATATGTCTTCATCGACTGGGGACCTGAGTTCGTGCAGGCCCACGCGCTAGAGCTGCCGGATCTGGTTAATCCGGGGCTAACTTTTTCTCTTGGGGCGCTTGCAGCAGAGTTTATCGTCAAACGTCAATACGCGGCCTACCTTCCCGCGCGCTACATCAAGCAATATCTTGACGCGGGGCAGCTTCACCTCGTCCCGGGTGCGCCGCGCTTCCCATATCCGGCCTACGCTGTATGGCGCGACGATCTAGATTCAGAAGTCTCAGAAGTAGCAAAGCGAACACTTCGACAGACCGTCGAGATGGCCGGTCAGGCCCAAGAGGCGGTAATTGAGCGTCTCAAGACGATCAGCAACAACAGCCAGATTCCCGTTTTGGGCAGTTCTCACGACATACCGTGA
- a CDS encoding FAD binding domain-containing protein, with protein sequence MKPATFDLVTANDMSEALEALHQGGTEARVIAGGQSLVPMLNMRLARPTTLVDITRIPELSRIEAKSNRITIGAAVRQSTLERWPELADRLPLVHAALPWIAHTQLRNRGTICGSVAHADPSAELPLCLIALGGTVTLRRRRKTRDVAARDFFQGMMSTDLAPGEMILSVSFPTRKPNTGYAFREVARRHGDFAIVACAAIARPDGTATLAVGGVADTPRALELPADRADLDDRLNEFAWHLQARDDLHATARYRRDLVRHLGLATLEEALSCRD encoded by the coding sequence ATGAAACCCGCCACGTTCGATCTCGTAACGGCCAACGACATGAGTGAGGCGCTGGAGGCGCTGCACCAGGGCGGCACCGAGGCCCGCGTCATCGCTGGCGGTCAGTCGCTGGTGCCCATGCTCAACATGCGCCTCGCGCGTCCCACCACGCTTGTCGACATCACCCGCATCCCGGAACTGTCGCGGATCGAAGCCAAGAGCAACCGGATTACCATCGGTGCCGCCGTGCGCCAGAGCACGCTGGAGCGCTGGCCCGAGCTGGCAGATCGCCTGCCCTTGGTACACGCGGCACTGCCTTGGATCGCCCATACGCAGCTGCGCAATCGCGGCACGATCTGCGGCTCCGTCGCCCATGCCGATCCCAGCGCCGAGCTGCCGCTGTGCCTGATCGCGCTCGGCGGCACAGTGACTCTGCGCCGCCGCCGCAAGACGCGTGATGTTGCGGCGCGTGATTTCTTTCAGGGCATGATGTCCACCGACCTCGCCCCCGGTGAGATGATCCTCTCAGTCTCGTTCCCGACCCGCAAGCCGAACACCGGATATGCCTTCCGCGAAGTGGCGCGCCGACACGGCGATTTCGCGATCGTCGCCTGTGCTGCGATCGCCCGGCCCGATGGCACCGCCACGCTTGCCGTGGGCGGCGTCGCCGACACACCACGTGCACTCGAGCTGCCGGCAGACAGAGCCGATCTCGACGACCGGCTGAACGAGTTCGCCTGGCACCTGCAGGCCCGAGACGACCTGCACGCCACCGCCCGCTACCGCCGCGACCTGGTCCGGCACCTCGGGCTCGCAACGCTGGAGGAGGCCCTGTCATGCCGCGACTGA
- a CDS encoding enoyl-CoA hydratase/isomerase family protein, translating into MQETLMTETMTFTDPRLAELDGFHVRLDEASERADIILARPPYNVISMGARDQLRLVFEALDEDDRVRIIVVSGEGEHFSSGGNIKGFLEASPEHVSHLAWNVAAPARCSKPVIAANRGYTFGVGFELSLACDFRIVSETCRYALPEQKLGQIPGSGGSARLQKIVGVTRTKDIVMRSKRIKGQQALDWGIATECVPDSDLEQAVTDLVNELREFSPIAQRTAKKLLNDTDDALLSTAIEMEGLNYSRLRQSEDFREGVEAFHAKRKPEFTGR; encoded by the coding sequence ATGCAAGAGACTCTGATGACCGAGACAATGACCTTCACCGATCCGCGCCTTGCCGAACTCGACGGTTTCCACGTTAGGCTCGATGAAGCCAGCGAACGCGCGGACATCATCCTCGCACGACCGCCCTACAACGTGATCTCGATGGGAGCCCGCGATCAGCTCCGCCTCGTCTTCGAGGCACTCGACGAAGATGACCGCGTGCGTATCATCGTCGTCTCCGGCGAGGGCGAGCATTTTTCCTCGGGCGGCAATATCAAGGGCTTCCTCGAGGCCAGCCCCGAGCATGTCTCGCACCTCGCCTGGAACGTGGCGGCACCTGCGCGTTGCTCCAAGCCGGTGATCGCCGCCAATCGCGGCTACACCTTCGGCGTCGGCTTCGAGCTGTCGCTGGCCTGCGACTTCCGCATCGTGTCCGAGACCTGCCGCTACGCCCTGCCCGAACAGAAACTGGGCCAAATCCCTGGATCGGGTGGCTCCGCCCGGCTGCAGAAAATTGTCGGCGTGACGCGCACGAAGGACATCGTCATGCGCTCGAAGCGCATCAAGGGCCAGCAGGCGCTGGACTGGGGCATCGCCACCGAATGCGTGCCCGATAGCGATCTCGAACAGGCGGTGACCGACCTTGTCAACGAACTCCGTGAATTTTCACCAATTGCGCAACGCACCGCAAAGAAGCTGCTGAACGACACTGACGATGCGCTTCTCAGCACCGCGATCGAGATGGAGGGCCTGAACTACAGCCGCTTGCGTCAATCGGAAGATTTCCGCGAGGGGGTCGAGGCCTTTCACGCCAAGCGCAAGCCCGAATTCACCGGCCGCTGA